A genome region from Flammeovirga agarivorans includes the following:
- a CDS encoding AAA family ATPase has product MSNIVENIKRVRSTKGISQSKMAEALGMSMSGYTKIERGDTDLSIKKIEDIAGVLGVSFEELMKKKEAKIITFANQKGGVGKSTMLTLFMTSIAKRENLKILVIDCDYQQTISTIVETAGIDDNISLLTFDLNRSNSPVLDFIKILEKEKHNYDIIAIDTAGSLQQSDFIITTLAYSDVAILPLEATTVALSSSFATISVLPDIEEKRKEEGRSFIALGIINKDSNTLESKDLKALKSFDNIKLLNTTLKQKVRYHRDLSLEHEIVKAKAKDEYNDLYNELITHLGL; this is encoded by the coding sequence ATGAGTAATATAGTTGAAAATATTAAACGAGTACGCTCCACAAAAGGAATTAGTCAGAGTAAAATGGCTGAGGCATTAGGTATGTCTATGTCTGGATATACCAAAATTGAACGTGGTGATACAGACTTATCGATCAAAAAGATTGAAGATATAGCTGGAGTTTTAGGTGTTTCTTTTGAGGAATTGATGAAAAAGAAAGAAGCAAAGATTATCACTTTTGCCAATCAAAAAGGAGGAGTAGGTAAATCAACCATGTTGACTTTATTTATGACATCAATAGCTAAAAGAGAAAATCTTAAAATTCTTGTTATCGATTGTGATTATCAGCAAACAATATCTACGATAGTAGAAACAGCTGGTATTGATGACAATATTTCTTTACTTACTTTCGATTTAAATAGATCTAACTCACCCGTTTTAGACTTTATTAAAATCTTAGAAAAGGAGAAACATAATTACGATATTATTGCTATTGATACAGCAGGTTCATTACAACAATCTGACTTTATCATTACCACTTTAGCTTATTCTGATGTAGCTATTTTACCATTAGAAGCAACAACAGTAGCCTTATCATCTTCGTTTGCAACGATTTCTGTTTTACCAGATATTGAAGAAAAAAGAAAAGAAGAAGGTAGAAGTTTCATTGCTCTAGGAATTATAAATAAAGACAGCAATACATTAGAAAGTAAAGATCTTAAGGCTTTAAAAAGCTTCGATAACATCAAGCTATTAAATACTACTTTAAAGCAAAAGGTAAGATATCATCGCGATCTTAGTTTAGAACATGAGATTGTAAAGGCGAAAGCAAAAGATGAATACAATGACCTTTATAACGAATTAATAACACATTTAGGCCTGTAA
- a CDS encoding ParB/RepB/Spo0J family partition protein produces the protein MAKGRSSIANLLTAKSIKDNTTKEKQRLDIKLEAERNSEQVEKVPTSLLQIDPVYQRTIRPQRKEEAEQFRKLINDEGIRDALVVYDNNLGTFIVDGHHRLQAAKDLGIDRVPIKRLEFESQSDAVQWMLRNQLGRRNLLDAERIEIALALEGQIQEQAKANLVAGGKGESNLPKIDTREEVAKLSNTSARNVGKYKKIKELGDDELVNEVLAGEKSIHKAYTQVVEPKKKTVTQTPPTVSNDQKKVISSDINTINVALELPNSIQTAIANDASQYGQSIEETIVKILSSYYNQ, from the coding sequence ATGGCAAAAGGAAGAAGCTCAATAGCGAATCTACTCACTGCGAAAAGTATTAAAGATAATACTACAAAAGAGAAGCAGAGATTAGATATTAAATTAGAAGCTGAAAGAAATTCTGAACAGGTAGAAAAAGTACCGACTTCTTTACTACAAATTGACCCAGTTTATCAAAGAACTATCCGTCCCCAAAGAAAAGAGGAGGCAGAACAATTTAGGAAATTAATTAATGATGAAGGTATTCGTGATGCTCTAGTTGTTTATGATAATAACTTAGGGACATTCATTGTGGATGGACACCACCGTTTGCAAGCGGCGAAAGACCTTGGGATTGATAGGGTCCCTATTAAACGTCTTGAGTTTGAATCTCAGTCTGATGCTGTACAGTGGATGTTGAGAAACCAATTAGGACGTAGAAACTTACTAGATGCTGAACGTATTGAGATTGCTTTAGCATTAGAAGGACAGATTCAAGAGCAAGCAAAAGCTAATCTAGTAGCAGGAGGTAAAGGTGAGAGTAATTTACCAAAAATTGATACTAGAGAAGAGGTAGCCAAACTATCTAATACTTCTGCAAGAAATGTAGGAAAGTATAAAAAAATTAAAGAGCTAGGTGATGATGAATTAGTCAACGAAGTTCTTGCTGGAGAAAAGTCCATTCACAAGGCCTATACACAAGTAGTAGAGCCAAAGAAAAAAACAGTAACCCAAACACCTCCAACTGTATCTAATGATCAGAAAAAGGTGATTAGCTCAGATATTAATACCATTAATGTAGCATTAGAATTACCAAATTCTATTCAAACAGCAATTGCAAATGATGCCTCTCAATATGGGCAATCAATAGAAGAAACAATTGTAAAAATTCTATCGAGTTATTACAATCAGTAA